The following is a genomic window from Plectropomus leopardus isolate mb chromosome 3, YSFRI_Pleo_2.0, whole genome shotgun sequence.
AATTCCAGCAGACGGCTgtaaaaaaatcactgtttgcAGTGACTATATAACTATATAGTAACTATACAATGACGATTTAGAccaggattagaactgaatatttaaatgtaaatgtcgGGACTGTTAATTATTAAAGGGGAGGGGCAGGTGCAAAAAAAGAGGCAcgttaagtcatttttcaagaaCTGggccctcttttttttaatttttggcttttttttggggggaagaaatgggcttttttttctccctagatttttagcattttttaaagaaaaactttgatgttttggtgatatattattatttttgacaaataattttttgacaattgtttttattttgcaattatttttttcttaattatttttgggaaatttctgtttctttaaaaatatttggcaactttttctttctttttttgtgacttttaaagaCGACTTGTACCACCAATGACACcttttatcacagccagaaaatgtaaacagtttCAAATATCATGTGTTATTAGTAaggtttgggggaaaaaaattccatgacttttccaaaactttcagggtagttttagtttttcaagacttttccaggGCCAGAAATTGCTGTTtgtaaattccatgacttttccaggtttttcatgaccgtaatATGAGGACCTTAATGGCTAgattatttaatctttttgcTGCAGAAAGTTAAAGCTCCTGTCCTAAATTTCATCATGTTGTACGATCGTAATGACATCATTGCACTGTGTTACCGACGGGGCAAAAATGCACAGTGTCACCTGAGCAACGCCTTTTATTTGCACTCTGCTCATAAAAAAGAGCatatttcaaaaactaaatCATGCACATAGTTCAAATAACTTACTGAAAgttaagaaatattttactgcatttaaaaatcttttggatcagtattttttctatttttaattttgtaaaatcagatgaaaaaagattttttgtattgtttttgtaatacCACTTTTTCAATACCATTGTCAATTAGTATTGTTTATTAATTAACATAACCTTTTAGCTCAGGTTGTAGAGATTTTGGGGATAGGAAGCATTTCAAGACAGTGAAGGCCCTGGTGGACCATTGTTTCCTgcagtttaaagggttaatctgagAGCACAGAGAGCGGCGGGGTCGGGGTCTTACCTTCTGGTCGGGCAGTAGTGGGTTTGTCTGCAGTGAACTCAAATGGCCGTTGATGAGTGCTGTGGGTCTGTCGTGTTCGCAGAACAGGCTGCCGTTGATGTAGTGGAACCGGTCTCCGGGGACGAGCCGGTTCCGGCAGGTGGAACATGTGAAACACTGCGGGgggttagttagttagtttttgACTAACTGATTATTGTTCAGTcataaactgacagaaaataatgaaacactgCCATCACAATTTCCTTAAGCAATGTTTGCGCCATCAAATATTTTCTGACCAACAGACAAAAACCAgagatatttaatttattatcatataagaaaaacaaaagcagaatcTCTCGCAATTGAGAAGCAAAGTTtagcatttttgcttaaaaatgacttaaatgatgaataaatcaaacgaatcaaacaaatcaaaacaggTGGcgattattttttgtatatgcTTTAACTGGTCTAATAACTAAATTTTTAAGTTAACTAATATAATTAGTGTATTTACATAACTAGCACAGACGCTGCTCTTGCCCAGGACTTATAATAActtagaataattaaaaaaataaataaaaataagacagtAAAGTACaaaagggaaacaaacaaaaaccaagaaacaaaaaaatctcattttaaacaCCGGGGCTTCgtttcttttaacaaaaaaaaaaaatgtgtaaaaccaTCTCGCTCTTGACAGATCAGCAGCTTTATCGTGCAACTATCTTTAAATTCCAACGGGAACAATTTTTTCACCAATGACTCGAAAACTAAAAGATCACAAGTCATTTTAATAAGAAACCTTTTGCTTCATATTATTTTTGAGTTACTAACTAAATATTATGAGATACCAACccattattttgataaagaatttcattatttttgagatataagtcagtattttgaaaaaaagtttttcattacTTTGATAAAGTgtcttattatttttgaaatactaacacattattttgagaatttctcattattttttagaagCAGACTTATTATTTTGAAGTATAAACtcattgttttgaaatattttttgggattgttttgaaacatttaataaggcttctcattattttttagaaacagACTCATTAttctgaagtatttttttttgggattGTTTTGAAATGCTATTTTAAGAAGgcttctcattattttgaaatactaatgcattatttgaattatttttgattattttgagatGCTAAGTAATTAATACAAGGAAGTTTCTTTtgagaaaactttttctttttttcaacacactggcagaaatggCCTCCACAGACAAAAAGGACTAAAAATGTAAGTCTATGTAAAAGAAATTCagagatttctttaaaaacacctcCTAAACATACGAAATTAATTACTGAAAACGTGTAAAAGACTCATTTCTATAAAGTACTGAATTTTAGAGTTAAACCGTTAAACTGTTTCATAgcgtttaactttttttccgcTGTAAGGATTTTGCCCTTATTTTAATCACTGtgatttaactgtattttttaattaataatggCTTCAAATGATGAAGCTCTTTATATGTAGcagatttattttgcaattattttcaaattcaaaaacaattatttgcaattattattttataaacttaATTTAGTCTTGTGTGCAcctttgtaaagaaaaacaaatgaataacgAAGCTCTAATCTTAAAAATCGTGCATTGTGACGTCGTGCGGTTCAAAGCTTCGTGGAGCAAACTCACCTTGAGGTGGTACACGTTGCCCTGCGCCCTCATCACCAGCTCGCTGGCCGGGATGGACTGACCACAAGCGCTGCAGGCGCCACTGTTTCCAAAtaatctaaaaagaaaagaagcgcAGGTGTTAGTGTGGAGCCACTGTCTGCACGGCGGTAGATTTATCCTCGTGTAATGGACTGCGGCGTCCAACACTTGTGTCTGTTGAGCTAAGCTCACTATTCCCCGGCTCCATTTCTAACTGCAAGGGAAAACAGAATGAAGAAATAGAGAATCATCACAATATCGACGGAGGAATGAATCCTCCGTCCCTGAAACTGCATATTACTTTTGGGCGCGGGCATTTTTTTGCGGCCTAATAATAACCTGGAACATAAGCAATCAGGACCTAAGAGGATTTGATTGTACATCCAGGCGGAGACGTAGTGCTTTTGCCATTAGGAGTCCTGTGAATGCTCCGTCAGTGCCGCGTTTCCATTAGAAACCAGTAGCTACTCGGGTTGATATATAATGTGCATGGGTTAACCTTTTCAATCATGGTGTCAACACTTTAGATTTGCTTCTGCTCATCTCTTTCGTCCCtaaccttctctctctctccccctctctccctctgcctcttgATAATGAAATGCTTGCTCCAGCTTCCCTTCTATCTTCCTTCTGAGTCCACAATTTAGATTACTTCATCTCGGTGAGCAGCAAACTGAATGAAATTTCGATTTGAGCAGAAAGTAATTTACTGGGATCTGGACCCATTTGTCATCATATCTCACCGGGTGTTTGCTCTATCACTGCACTTTTCCTAAGCAATCAAATAAGACCACGGCATCTGACATGCTCCGcagagaaggggagagagggatggaaaaAGAAAGGGATAGGAGGGGGGTGGTTAAcgctggtgtgtgtttgcatcagaTAAAGTTGTTTGGCTTCAAAGAAAttaaggagttttttttctctctgcgtTCTTGAGGACAATTTTACGGAAAGTATTTAACAAATTCACGCTGAGACGGAGCGCAGGGGAATAAACGCTTCTAGCACGCCGACCATAACCCAAGCAGTTGTTAGATATATTGACGAACAAACAAGCCGGAGCTCTTTGCAAAGGGGACACAGAAATGGCTTTCAATAAGACAGCCCAGGCAGAAGCAAATTTTGTCTTAGCATCATTTGGAAAGGCTCCATCAAAACTCAATTTCAGAAACTAATTAACTGGAGACTGTCGTCACGACGCTGCCAATTCTCCGCTTTCACTGGGACAAACATGATAGTGGAAATGAACATATAGGCCCTCGCTTTAAGACTCTCGTGCAATCTgtggaaaagcaaaaaaaaacctacgCTCCTCTCCTGCGAATCAAAGCCGCCTCGTTCTCAAACTTTGCTCAAATTGAAAATATGTGTCGAATCCGAGAGGTGTCAAAACAAAGACGGCAGGACGTTTTCACTGCAGCCTTTTGTACGTGCGGAGCTCATACCAGGTTAATTATTTTATAGCTCTTGATACGAGTGTTTGATTTAAGGAGCCGGGGCCTTTGGGTGCTAAATTAAGTTGCTGTATGGGTTTGAACTCGCGCTTTAATGGCCTCCTGCACCAGTCACCTGCAGCGCTGAGGTGAAGCAGACACCCCAGGTCAGCGTAATTAAGGCCAAGGGACTCTTTAATTGCAGTGACACATCTGGtttcagcttttttccccctaaaaaaatcacttgTCTCTGTTAAAGGAGCAAAACTATGAAAACTGTTCACCAACTGAATTAGAAATGCAccccagttttatttttataaaataggGTTTAGATCAAAGATAACAGAGAAACAGCATCATTCTCACACTTAATGCCACAGTAGAAATACTTTGTGTGGATGTATTTCTGGATTGGGGTGTGTATTTTACCCGTTTATTTGGGGATGTatctttgtgcatgtgtttttggaGGCCTTTTGTGTATGGAATTGCAtctggtgttgttgttgttgttagggATGTTCCATTAACGTTTTTCTGCCCTGATCCTGATCCGAGTCATTTATTATTGAATCCCGATTTTGAGTCCCGATTTTCCTGAAGACACAGCAGCTCAGAGCGCACTTTAAATAAGCTTCTTAAAAGTTAATAAAACGAATTCAATGTGTAGCCTACGTATGTAGCCTTGAAAATATGAATAGATAGAGCTGTGAAATGCATTAGCCTATTATtactattcatttatttattttacaaaagacAGTATATAATGACAAACCCTCCCTTTAATCTTTCAGGTCTTGTTGCTTACTCATGTCTCTGTCCCTTTATGAGAATATTCTCCATGGGTCTGAGTAACGTGCATGAACTGTTTTCCacttactgtttatttttgtcttcctcACATCTTTTGGGAAGATTATGCTTCATTAATAAATAACTTGTAGTTGGGATAGTGAATGTGGTTGTTTAagttcttctctctcctctgagcAAGGCGGAGGAACACCGTGCTCTCGCGAGAAAACGCGAGACTCTCACACGATATGAAACAAGCGTTCATAACTGTAGTGAAACACgtaaataaacagtctcatACTGCCGAATCGGCCCTGAAAATCCAGAATCGGTCTGGCTATAATGTCCatatcaaataaactaaactaaagtaAACTAGAGTGAAACTAGTTAATAAGATTCTCCATATACGTGTTGGGTTGTATTTAAGGGCTGCGCAGATGTCCGCCGTCTACAACGCTGCCTCCATTTAAAAGTccatattgtttgtttgtttgttgttgtatgaaacttttgactctgccctctagtgACCTCTATTggctgtttccatggcaacataAAGGAGAATATCTCAGAGACTAAATAATGTAGCCTACATAGTTCAAATAACGTATGCAGTGTTATGAAATATTTAGtttatgtttctacatttaaaaatcttttggatcaatatatatatttgttattttgtcaaatCTGGTGAAGAAATAAGtcagattttgaatttttgtatCCACTATTATGTTTAATGGACTTTCAAAACCTTCAAGCTTCAGTTGTGCAAAACTTTTGACTCCGCCATCAACTGgctgttgctatggcaacatAAAGGCTGTATGGAAGTATGGACAggcaatatttaaagaaaacgttttgacaattttcctttttccttttcttttttgtttgatgatctcttttgggggaaaaaacacttcaacttTCCAcaatttttcaaagaaaacattttggctgacAGCTGGGATTGACTCCAGCCCCTCCGCGACCCTTGAAAGGACAACGCGATTATGGAAAATGAATGGAtgaacattttggctttttttctatACAAATTTTGGATGAGTTTTAAAGGaattgttttataatttatttttccaaatccaaatcattttttttctattaaaaaaaaacattttggcatatacatattttaatttccaaacctgaaaaaatgttttatttgaaatgcagatgttttctgcaaaaaaaaaaaggaccaaaaatgacaccacaATCTCCAATGCTGCCTCTGTATAGAGGTCCATTATTACGACCTCCGCCAGCGTCGCCTTGTTTGTGCATTGTATAAAACTTTTAACTCTGCTCTCTAGGGCCACCTATTGGCTGTTTCTATGGCAACATAAAGGATGCATGGACGTATGAGGACAGTGACGTTTACTGTGTTTGAATCGAACGTAAAATcgggagtataaatgagcctaAACTTTGTCTCCGGCTTCATCTTGATTTATCTGTTTTCCCCTCTGTGGATGTGACTTCACTACGACCAGCGTGtttcattaaattaaacaacaaacaacaacaacaacaacaacaaaaaacacattgagaGCTGTCTGTTGTCTATATAGGCAAAGACTATTGGATTTCATTTCAGCACTGACTGCCAGGTGAAATATAGCATGGCTTGCTGCTCGGCTGTCTGGTAAATGCAGACCTCATTCACCAAGGCCTTTGAGTAGGGTAAAATTACCCCACAACAATGATTTCTGCAACACAGTCCATTAAAAATGCCTCTCTACATCAGCAGCCAAAGCACCTTAAAAGCACTAGGCCATATTGATACTGAAGCGGGGCTTTGCATAATGGCAAGAGCTGCATTAGAGAGGAGGGTGGAGGGGCCGGGGCCGGGGCGGGCGGGGTGGGGAGATTGCCTGGATGAGGGAGGGCGCGCGTGGATCtgtgttgtgcatgtgttttgggAACAGGGGGtggggagatgtgtgtgtgtgtgggggtgggtgGAGGGTGGCGGTGGCGGTGGTGGTGGGGGATCAGCCAAATTACACTTGGTTAATTCAGAGTAACAGATCTGGCCCCAAGTGAATTGAAGGCCTTGAATTAATTCTGTTATGACAAATCAAGATAAACGTTTCCCCTAAATTGCATGcgatttaattaatttctgagatcccgttttttttttttcgcggCCTAATAGTTCACATTCTCTTGTGCTGTCATAGTGCTTGAGTGGGCAGACTTCAAAGTGATATTAAATAACCAACTATTAGATTTACCTCACACGTTCTATTGGAAAAGTGCCATTTAATTACCTAGGCTTATTCAATTAAGGGGACAGCATTCTCCCTGAATCCAGCAGCCACACAAGTAAATTAATTCTCCCTCTACTAGCAGCCCGCAGAAATAATATCACCTCcagcttaaaacaacatgaTCCCCACAGCAAACGCAACTTTGGCTTCGagttggagcttttttttttctggcagtgGCGCGGTGCTGCATGAAAAACATTgtcatgtgatgtgtgtgaatATTGTGATTGATGGGAGATGGGTATCATCCCAGGCCAGGCATACATCCCATTATAGCTGTGATGTGATGCGTTTCGACTCCCGATCAATCAGATTTTCTTATCTGAGTCTGAAGCttaaaacatacacattttttaccACTAACTTTCAAAGACTTTTCCacgactttgaggcaaattttcaagTCCATACGTTGTCTGAAACGACCACTGATACTCCTTGTCggttatttttcattaacagctttttaaaacatgtatattCAAAAATGagttcagaacaggattagaactgaatgtttaaatattatttagggactgtttgttatttatgagaaggGAGGGGGTGGTGACTAAAGCTGATGGATGtccaataattttttaagccCTGGGGagggatttctgttttttattttggctttaggggaggggcatacctAAATATATggcatatatatacatatgtgtgtatatatatatatatatattatatatatattatatatatatatatatttttttttttttttttttaaaaaaaacatttttggtggtattgaaagaaaacatgttggcattgtgtttttctatcaaaaaaaattgggtgattttcaaagaaaacattttttttgttttttttctagtgttgtgttgtcatttttgataataatttttaaagaaaaagaatttttggggttttttttaacaatgtttggcaatttttaaagaaaacattttggtgatttttttcccctcaaaccTGAAggcatgtttcttttaaaaaatcagatgttttcttttaaaaaccatTTATCACcaccacaaactgtaaaaatagaaaaatttgTTCAAGGACAgtcagaaaactgaaaactcCAGGGAtaatttctaactttttttcttttccaaaactttcacgGTATATTTAGtttcccaaaacatttccaggcctgaatATTGCTACTtgctaattccatgacttttccgtGTTTTTCGTGACCGTATGAACCCTGTTAAAATGTATGTTACAAAAATGAGTCTGCCCCTTTAAGatgaggagggggaaaaaaaacagcagcaaatggCCTTCGCAATAATCCCTCTTCtctatctgtctttctctcttgctctctctcaaaAGCCAATTTggttaattaaatgttttgtttgcagtgtggCTCTCATTCATTTCGGACACGTCATTGGGAGCGGATACAAGCCAGGGACCAGATCTCATTAGATAAAAACCCATCAGGACTAAAGGAAATGGAGGGGGACTATAATTAAAGCATTTAATTGTGTAGACTCactgtcagatgtttttttttctctccctccccgcTCTCCTATCTTTATCTCCACAGAGATCTCCTGGTTCCATAATATGCGTGCGGTTCCATAATATGCGTTTTAGCTCTTCCACCAAGCATGCTCACATTACAAGTGGAAAGGTGTACCCACATCCCCCCCCCCTTCCAATTTTAATTACGTTATAGTCCCATTATGAATGAAGTACCCCATTGACTTCCTCATCCTTTTTATGAGGTGGGTGTGAGAGGCACACTTTAGATTTTGAATTATCCGTGCAGATTTAATAGCAGCATGCATGTTGACTGCAGTGCATCTTTTTTGATTATTAATGCAAAAAGAAATGATCCCAAACAAGTGTTGCAGCAGTAAACCGGTTTCAAGATGGTATGAAAACTGACGGTATCATACTGTGAATATCTGCTCATCTATGGTACTGAGAAAATGCAACTGGAGGGAGAATCtcagctttattttacagggttcacacagtcacaacaaacctggaaaagtcatggaatactCAATATACCTTGAAAGCTTTGGAAGAACGATtaatttgtttcacaaacctgtattaGATCACATAACACATGTGCAAGGACCTTTAGAAATTTTCACATCCAAcgatgatttctgtttttgcagtttttggctgtgataaataaataaaacaaacaaataaaagtaaaaaatgccaacatgttttctttaaaactcacccaaaaacattaaagaaaaaaaaacatgccaaaatgttttctttaaaactcacccaaaaaataaagaaaaaaataaaaaacacgccaaaatgttttctttaaaaaaatcacccaaaaattaagAATATAACCTCAAaatactttctttaaaaatcataacaTTTATTGAAAgactacaaacaaaaatgacaaaatatttctttaaaaatcacaaatagccaaaatactttctttaaaaaaactgcccaaaacaattaaagaaaaaaaagttgtatgccccttcctaaatgacaaataaaaaacatatgtccctccccagtgcttaaaaaatcattagaCACGCCTCCCCCTTTCTGCATtaccccctcctctctcataaataacaaacagtccctgagttatatttgaatatgaggttctaatcctgttctgaattcattttttttaaataatatgtagttttaaaagctattttatAGCAATGAATAAGAACTAATCAGTAATGCTGATGATTGTTTCAGAGAATCTATGGTCCTtgaaatttgcctcaaagtcctcgaaattttttgggtaaaaatgtgtatgaaccctcattttagtcattttccaaaaagactttttacacatgcttccataatttttttaaaattcaagttTCAATTATCGTCATAAAACATTTGTGCAACCATTTTTGAGGGTCATTATAACAGATAATAATAAGTCTGTCAAGAGGTTGCAACCCAAACTCAGAATTTACATGTAATTTAACTTGTGCAAATTCCACTCAGAAAACAAGCGTTAGAGAATAATCGTCAAAGCAGTTAATTAATAGAAATCAATACCATCATGGCGCCCCAGGGTGATTCAAGGAAGTATTTGAACTCTCAGTAAACCTTGTGCCGTCACATCAGCCCGCTCTACATTACCAGAATGAGAGTGTCATCAATAAGCTGTGGTTGGGTGTCTGGCACACCTACtagaatatttaaaaaggcTCTCTTTGCTAATTAAATGGTGCTTTTCTgttccataaaaaaacaacaacatatgtCTCGCAGAGCAAACATAAATCCTACAGGACCAATTTTGTGTCCTTGGGTTGACCGTGAGCAGCAGACAGGACAGACGTGCAGATGGCATGCAGAACAACTCTTTTGCTTTGTCGACATGCCAGCGTGTTTGACCTCTTCCAGGGCAAAGACTTCAACCACGATATTTTAACAAACACTGATGATGTTAAGACAATTTGAGACACATGTTCTGCAGAAATGCACCCAAACGTTGCTGCTGGTTGCATGACTAGAACCCATTTTTGTCCGCTTATGAGTTGATTTAATATTGCTTCTTAATACAATCCAGGACTTTCAAAAGTATCTGCCTTCTAAGAAACAAGTTCTCCTAAAAAGAAATTCATGCTGTAACATTAGAACGGCTTCACATAATCTGCGCTAATCTCCTGAAAATGACTGCCAATCTAAACAGTGCATTCTTCTCCTCACCTGATGTAGTCGTTTCTGCAGAGGATCATGCCGCTTTTTGTGTAGCACGACGTGCCGATTTCGCCCAGCTGGGCCTGGCAGCAGGAGCACTTGAGGCACCGGCTGTGCCAGTAGCTGTCCATGGTGTAGAGGAGGAAACGGTCTGCGATTTTGCCCCCGCACCCTGCGCACCGCTTCCAGGACAGAGAGCCTGTGCCCACCGGCGGTGGCTGGCTGCTGCCTCCGGGGTTCACCATTGtccctaaaaacacacaagacatgtaaaacaaaataagattaGCCTTCATTGTCTCCCTCAGCAGAAATCTGTCTTGGACATTCACGAGTACACAGGCGACACGACCACACACGTACAATCAGACAGTGGTGGAaggtaacaaagtacatttactcaaatactgtacttcaGTACAAATTTCAGGTGCTTTCCATGCCAGCTTATACTTTGACCTTACTACATTTCAGAGtaaaataatgtactttttacttcactacatacATCTGGActctttagttactttacaaattaagatttttgcataaaaacacaagtttattaaaatctgatgttttgtaataaattgaaTTACAGTTCATACAGGTGCAGCTGCaacaactgacagaaaattagttGCCAAAGgttttaataaacttttttttttttcatttttcagtacttttaagttttctatgttttgttttttttctcggtttttgactattttttggaggttttgtttatttttaaataattttgagatatttttcccccataattttttttttttctctaattttgaggtttttaggTGTGTTTTTCTATTCCTCTTATTATTttgagggttgttttttttaaaaaaaatgctttttaggttttgcttttgtttcatttttttggtataATTTAGAGTTTTGGGggtattctgtttgtttttaaagatttctctgcattggtacttttacttaagtaaaggatctgaatacacTGCAATTAAACTACAGTTAACATGCAGATACATGCACAGATGCCCTACTTAAAATAATAGCACTGAAGtctaaaacaaaattattgcaGTGACCTACACAAAGTTATTGCACATAGGTGATGTAAATAGACAGGGGTGTATGTTTCATTTCAACACTGAGGGGGACACGTCCCAGCTGGCCACCagtttttgattaaattaagTTGTGACGTCTagtgaccaaaattcaatgtcaggacAACATCTAATGCCAACTAATTTGAGGTAGAGTACTGACAACAgattgatattttgttggtatTGTTAAgaaaccaaaatccaacatcttCCAAATGTCTAATACCAACATTATCTTGACGTAGAATAACAACATTCAGTCGTAATGTACGGAGAACAAAACCCAATGTCCGAAAATCGTCATAATGTCAAAGTCCACACTTCAAATGTTAGACATTTCATGAACTCGAATTTCATTCTGACCAAAAGTTAACTTACGTCTGATGTAAAAGTCCTCTGTCAGAAGATGtttaagcatcaaacacttaatttcctgcattctggtgattttttatgcaTCAGTTTCAAGTACAAATGTCTTT
Proteins encoded in this region:
- the lmo4b gene encoding LIM domain transcription factor LMO4b encodes the protein MVNPGGSSQPPPVGTGSLSWKRCAGCGGKIADRFLLYTMDSYWHSRCLKCSCCQAQLGEIGTSCYTKSGMILCRNDYIRLFGNSGACSACGQSIPASELVMRAQGNVYHLKCFTCSTCRNRLVPGDRFHYINGSLFCEHDRPTALINGHLSSLQTNPLLPDQKVC